The following proteins are encoded in a genomic region of Leptolyngbya boryana PCC 6306:
- a CDS encoding transposase family protein codes for MLNLERALNQDRLLRALTGLNRKAFDALLPSFEQAYEASRSAAKPVRKRAKGGGRKARLNSTEAKLFYILFYFKCYPTFDLAGILFDLDRSQTHEWMHELQPILETALGHELVLPERKLRSIDAFMEMFPGVERVMIDGTERPIQRPQDAEQQTQNYSGKKRRHTRKHLAAVDQTKRVLVLSKACEGKLHDKRFEAQEEIAFHIPDEIPIEVDLGFQGLQSEYTNIRIPHKKPRGGELSDEQKQENRSLSQSRVLCENAFAGIKRYGAVSAIYRNRIKDFDDRLMLTAAGLWNFYLMAA; via the coding sequence ATGTTGAACCTTGAACGCGCCCTAAACCAAGATCGCTTGCTTCGAGCTTTGACTGGACTGAATCGTAAAGCTTTTGATGCCCTGCTGCCGAGTTTTGAGCAAGCGTATGAGGCAAGCCGCAGTGCGGCAAAGCCAGTCCGAAAACGAGCAAAGGGCGGTGGGCGCAAAGCCAGGTTGAACAGCACAGAAGCGAAGCTGTTTTACATTTTGTTCTACTTTAAATGCTACCCGACCTTTGATTTAGCCGGGATTTTGTTTGACCTTGACCGTTCTCAGACGCATGAATGGATGCATGAACTGCAACCGATTCTCGAAACTGCATTGGGGCATGAGTTAGTGTTACCCGAACGCAAGTTACGCAGCATTGACGCTTTCATGGAGATGTTTCCAGGCGTGGAACGGGTGATGATTGATGGAACTGAGCGTCCGATTCAACGCCCTCAAGATGCAGAACAGCAGACGCAAAACTACTCCGGCAAAAAGCGTCGTCATACCCGCAAGCACCTAGCGGCAGTAGACCAAACCAAACGAGTGTTGGTGTTGAGCAAAGCCTGCGAAGGAAAGCTCCACGACAAGCGCTTTGAAGCCCAAGAAGAGATTGCGTTTCATATCCCAGATGAGATTCCCATTGAAGTCGATTTGGGGTTTCAAGGCTTGCAGTCCGAGTACACGAACATTCGCATTCCGCACAAGAAACCGAGAGGGGGTGAGTTAAGCGATGAGCAGAAACAAGAAAATCGCAGTTTGAGCCAATCGCGAGTTCTCTGTGAGAATGCGTTTGCAGGCATCAAGCGTTATGGTGCGGTGAGCGCAATCTATCGCAATCGTATAAAAGATTTTGATGACCGTTTAATGCTGACTGCTGCTGGGCTCTGGAACTTTTACTTGATGGCTGCTTAA